A single genomic interval of Anaerobacillus sp. CMMVII harbors:
- the zapA gene encoding cell division protein ZapA, translated as MGEEVGKRRTTVKINGQNYVIAGKADVSHIHEVANFVDQKMKEMRRINPYLDKTQLAVLTAVNISDEFLRLKKQIGQESKKKDGEN; from the coding sequence GTGGGAGAAGAAGTAGGTAAACGGCGAACAACAGTAAAGATTAATGGTCAAAACTATGTTATTGCTGGTAAAGCTGATGTAAGCCATATCCATGAAGTGGCTAATTTTGTTGATCAAAAAATGAAAGAAATGCGAAGAATAAACCCTTATTTAGATAAAACTCAGCTTGCAGTATTAACAGCGGTAAATATTAGCGACGAATTTTTACGGTTAAAAAAACAAATAGGACAAGAAAGTAAAAAGAAAGATGGGGAAAACTAA
- a CDS encoding CvpA family protein, whose translation MLSLLLLILLITGFLVGFRRGFILQLIHLTGFIVAFFVAYKYSGDLAKHIRLWIPYPQFPPDSTAFMVIEAFNFEHVYYSGIAFAILFFATKIAMQIIGSMFDFLAHLPILNIINGWLGGVLCFLETLLILVVILHIAALLPIELVQDLLKDSSLAKLILDYTPILSNQIKDLWIENRF comes from the coding sequence ATGCTAAGCTTATTGTTATTAATTCTTTTGATTACTGGCTTCCTAGTGGGATTCCGGAGAGGTTTCATTTTACAATTAATTCATTTAACAGGTTTTATTGTTGCTTTTTTTGTAGCTTACAAATATTCCGGAGATTTGGCAAAACATATTCGACTTTGGATTCCGTATCCTCAGTTTCCGCCTGATAGTACGGCGTTTATGGTAATTGAAGCATTTAATTTTGAGCACGTGTATTATAGCGGAATTGCTTTTGCAATCTTATTTTTTGCAACAAAAATTGCCATGCAAATTATTGGATCAATGTTTGACTTTTTAGCTCACTTACCGATCTTAAACATTATAAATGGGTGGCTCGGTGGAGTTCTTTGTTTTTTAGAAACACTACTTATTTTAGTTGTTATTTTACATATAGCAGCTTTATTACCAATTGAATTGGTTCAAGATCTACTCAAGGACTCTAGTTTAGCAAAATTAATCTTAGATTATACGCCAATTTTATCGAATCAAATAAAAGACTTATGGATTGAAAATAGATTTTAA
- the polX gene encoding DNA polymerase/3'-5' exonuclease PolX, which produces MNKKQVIQTLEMIAIYMEIKGENSFKVSAYRKAAQALEMDERTLDQIEDVSKLKGIGKGTATVIEDLRSEGTSKLLAELKAELPSGLIPLLKLPGLGGKKIGKLYQELGITDITSLKQACLEEKVQVLSGFGKKTEEKILSAIEEFGKQPDRLPIYLVLPVAEKVEENLSKMKGISRFSRAGSLRRLRETVKDLDYIIATSEPQIVKEELLKFQNVGEVIASGDTKISLQLNFEDFRISVDFRLVKDEEFSTALHHFTGSKDHNVQMRQLAKDRGEKISEYGVENVETGEVITFATEEQFFNHFGLQFIPPEVREGDGEIEAWKQPHELISLKDIHGDLHMHSTWSDGANSIEEMAIRAKEKGYSYIAITDHSKFLKVANGLTEARLKAQREEIKKLNEKFDDFTILTGVEMDILPDGTLDYEDEFIEDIDFVIASIHSSFSQDRETIMQRLTTALKNHHVDLIAHPTGRIIGRREGYDVDLDLLLDLAKETNTALELNANPHRLDLSAHWVKKAQEKGVKIMINTDAHNLEMLEHMEIGVASARKGWLKKETVINSGDLQDIIKYLNRNK; this is translated from the coding sequence ATGAATAAAAAACAAGTCATTCAAACGTTAGAAATGATTGCAATATATATGGAAATTAAGGGTGAGAATAGTTTTAAGGTGTCTGCTTACCGAAAAGCAGCACAAGCATTGGAAATGGATGAAAGAACGTTAGATCAAATTGAAGATGTATCAAAGCTAAAAGGTATTGGTAAAGGCACTGCTACAGTTATAGAGGATTTAAGATCTGAGGGTACTTCAAAGCTATTAGCAGAATTAAAAGCTGAGCTTCCAAGTGGGCTAATTCCCCTTTTAAAACTCCCTGGACTGGGTGGAAAGAAGATTGGCAAGCTATATCAAGAGCTCGGGATCACAGATATTACCTCACTAAAACAGGCGTGTCTAGAAGAAAAAGTGCAAGTACTCTCAGGTTTTGGAAAGAAAACGGAAGAAAAGATATTATCGGCTATCGAGGAATTTGGTAAGCAACCAGATCGACTCCCTATTTACTTAGTGTTACCAGTAGCTGAAAAGGTGGAAGAAAATCTTTCGAAAATGAAAGGAATTAGTCGTTTTTCAAGAGCCGGTAGTTTACGAAGATTAAGGGAAACTGTTAAAGACTTAGATTATATTATTGCCACTAGTGAACCACAGATAGTAAAAGAAGAACTTCTAAAATTTCAAAATGTAGGTGAAGTAATTGCAAGTGGTGACACAAAAATTTCATTGCAACTAAACTTTGAGGATTTCCGCATATCTGTTGATTTTCGCTTAGTAAAAGACGAGGAATTTTCCACAGCATTGCATCATTTTACTGGTTCAAAGGATCACAATGTACAAATGAGACAACTTGCAAAAGATCGTGGCGAAAAGATTAGTGAGTATGGAGTGGAGAATGTCGAGACTGGTGAAGTCATTACGTTTGCTACAGAAGAACAATTTTTTAATCATTTTGGGCTTCAATTTATTCCACCTGAAGTACGTGAAGGTGATGGTGAAATTGAAGCCTGGAAACAGCCGCACGAGTTAATCTCGTTAAAGGATATCCATGGCGATCTTCATATGCACTCAACCTGGAGTGATGGGGCCAACTCTATTGAAGAAATGGCTATTAGAGCAAAAGAAAAAGGATATTCTTATATTGCAATTACTGATCACTCGAAATTTTTAAAAGTTGCTAATGGTCTTACCGAAGCTAGATTAAAAGCCCAAAGAGAAGAAATTAAAAAGTTAAATGAAAAGTTTGATGACTTCACGATTTTAACTGGTGTAGAGATGGATATTTTGCCTGATGGAACATTAGATTATGAGGATGAATTCATTGAGGATATTGACTTTGTCATTGCTTCCATTCATTCTTCTTTCTCTCAGGACCGTGAGACGATCATGCAGAGATTAACGACAGCGTTAAAAAATCATCATGTTGATTTAATTGCCCATCCTACAGGAAGGATTATTGGTAGGAGGGAAGGCTATGATGTCGACCTTGACCTACTTTTAGACTTAGCTAAAGAAACAAATACAGCCTTAGAATTAAATGCAAACCCTCATCGTCTAGACTTGTCAGCACATTGGGTTAAAAAAGCGCAAGAAAAAGGCGTTAAAATAATGATTAATACAGATGCACATAATCTTGAGATGCTAGAACATATGGAAATAGGAGTGGCAAGCGCAAGAAAAGGTTGGCTAAAAAAAGAAACAGTCATCAATAGTGGAGACCTTCAGGATATTATAAAATACTTAAATAGAAATAAGTAA
- a CDS encoding AMP-binding protein: MELSSQKPWFQNYPTEIPFSINYEERTLQSYLKEAREKHPNKIALHFLGKELTYLELYNSALRFANQLKTLGIQKGDRVAIMLANSPQSVISYYGALMAGAIIVQTNPLYVERELEHQMVDSGAKIMICLDLVYQRVKKVRPKTNLEHVIVTGIKDYLPFPKNLIYPFIQKKNTGITINVDYGDTVHSFIKLLRKGEAKEIEINFDVKEDLALLQYTGGTTGVAKGVMLSHYNLVANTTQAIKWMYKMTPGNEVILCALPFFHVYGMTVGMNYSIMHKSKMVIVPKFDTKQILKAIQSQKVTMFPGAPTMYIGLINDPDIENYDLSSIEVCISGSAPLPVEVQQKFEQLTGGKLSEGFGLTEAAPVTHFNQMWGKRPSGSIGFPWPDTDAVILYAETGEAASPGQIGELLIKGPQVMKGYWNRPEDTYATLQDGWLYTGDMGYMDEDGYFYIVDRKKDMIIAGGFNIYPREIEEVLYEHESIQEAVIVGVPDPYRGETVKAYVVLKDNHELTEKELNSYCRKHLSAYKVPRVYEFRKELPKTMVGKVLRRALLEEEQKKLEHATKEEVKSS, translated from the coding sequence ATGGAATTGTCGTCTCAAAAACCATGGTTTCAAAATTATCCTACGGAAATACCTTTCTCAATTAACTACGAAGAAAGAACGCTTCAAAGCTATTTAAAGGAAGCAAGGGAGAAGCATCCTAACAAAATAGCACTTCACTTTCTTGGTAAAGAGCTTACATATCTTGAGCTCTACAATTCTGCTTTGAGGTTTGCAAATCAGCTAAAGACATTAGGAATTCAAAAAGGGGATAGAGTTGCAATTATGCTTGCAAATAGTCCTCAATCTGTCATTAGCTACTATGGTGCATTAATGGCGGGGGCTATTATTGTACAAACAAATCCTCTTTACGTAGAAAGAGAGCTAGAACATCAAATGGTTGATTCAGGTGCTAAAATTATGATCTGTCTAGACCTCGTTTATCAAAGAGTGAAGAAAGTACGACCAAAAACAAACCTTGAACACGTCATTGTCACTGGCATAAAGGACTACTTACCTTTTCCGAAAAATCTCATTTATCCATTTATTCAAAAGAAGAACACAGGTATTACGATTAATGTAGATTATGGTGATACTGTGCATTCTTTTATAAAGCTTTTAAGAAAGGGAGAAGCAAAGGAAATTGAGATTAACTTTGATGTGAAAGAGGACCTTGCTTTACTTCAATACACAGGGGGAACCACTGGTGTTGCAAAAGGTGTAATGTTAAGTCATTACAATCTAGTTGCAAACACAACCCAAGCAATTAAGTGGATGTATAAAATGACCCCAGGGAATGAAGTAATCTTGTGTGCATTACCGTTTTTCCATGTCTATGGAATGACGGTAGGAATGAACTATTCTATTATGCATAAGTCTAAAATGGTCATTGTTCCAAAATTTGATACAAAACAAATTTTAAAAGCCATTCAATCCCAAAAAGTTACCATGTTTCCAGGAGCTCCAACAATGTATATAGGCTTAATTAATGATCCGGATATTGAAAACTATGATTTATCTTCAATTGAGGTATGTATTAGCGGCTCAGCTCCATTGCCAGTTGAAGTTCAGCAGAAATTTGAACAATTGACAGGAGGGAAGTTATCTGAAGGTTTCGGTTTGACAGAAGCAGCACCAGTTACCCACTTTAATCAAATGTGGGGAAAACGCCCTAGTGGTAGCATTGGGTTTCCTTGGCCTGACACAGATGCGGTAATATTATATGCCGAAACTGGTGAAGCAGCTTCGCCAGGTCAAATCGGTGAATTATTGATCAAAGGTCCTCAGGTAATGAAGGGTTACTGGAACAGACCTGAAGATACGTATGCAACTCTTCAGGATGGATGGCTATATACCGGAGATATGGGCTATATGGATGAAGATGGTTATTTTTATATTGTTGACCGTAAAAAAGATATGATAATTGCAGGTGGTTTCAATATTTACCCACGGGAAATTGAGGAAGTTTTATACGAGCATGAAAGTATTCAGGAAGCTGTCATTGTAGGTGTTCCCGATCCTTATCGTGGAGAAACAGTAAAAGCATATGTTGTCTTAAAAGATAATCATGAACTGACAGAAAAAGAATTAAATTCTTACTGTCGTAAGCATTTATCCGCATATAAAGTACCTCGGGTATATGAATTTAGAAAAGAACTACCAAAGACAA